Proteins from a single region of Thunnus maccoyii chromosome 23, fThuMac1.1, whole genome shotgun sequence:
- the LOC121890386 gene encoding fish-egg lectin-like isoform X2, which produces MKAVAVFLLVLCYLAVGHAWTCREAPQLYHVRQIDAGQGKVVARTSSNYAYFLSGSSWYRLGSTTLKHVSVGPAGMWGVDTSNRVCKYVAGNFVQSSGLSMQQVDAGGDGQVVGVTPSSYSTYCLRSSLALAYKAGSLSWNSLSRTMRYYSCGPLYGCWGVDSRSQVYVTQRFTPTSCGATGWTQVPGLTMRMVEVGTDGNVFGVTTNGSVYQRVGISHVRPQGTAWVSVSMCMPISHLSYDLGQLWVVTNSGMLLQCSH; this is translated from the exons ATGAAAGCTGTTGCAGTCTTCTTGCTTGTGCTGTGTTACCTGGCCGTTGGTCATG CCTGGACCTGCAGGGAGGCTCCACAGCTGTATCATGTTAGACAGATTGATGCTGGGCAGGGGAAAGTGGTCGCCAGAACCAGCAGCAATTATGCGTATTTCCTGAGTGGATCATCTTGGTACAGACTGGGCTCAACTACACTAAAGCATGTCTCAGTGGGACCTGCAGGAATGTGGGGAGTTGACACCTCAAACAGGGTCTGCAAATACGTAGCTGGCAACTTTGTTCAATCTTCTg gtctgtctatgcagcaggtggatgctGGAGGTGATGGCCAGGTTGTCGGAGTAACCCCCAGCTCCTACAGCACCTACTGTCTGAGAAGTAGCTTGGCTTTGGCCTACAAGGCGGGCTCCCTCAGCTGGAATTCCCTTTCAAGGACTATGAGGTACTACAGCTGCGGCCCACTGTATGGATGCTGGGGAGTAGACTCACGTTCTCAGGTTTACGTCACACAG AGATTCACACCAACTAGCTGTGGTGCTACTGGCTGGACACAAGTGCCAGGGCTAACTATGAGAATGGTTGAAGTTGGGACTGATGGAAATGTTTTTGGAGTGACCACAAACGGCAGTGTCTACCAAAG AGTTGGCATCTCCCATGTTCGTCCACAAGGTACAGCTTGGGTCTCTGTCTCAATGTGCATGCCCATCAGCCACCTGAGCTACGATCTGGGCCAACTCTGGGTGGTGACCAACTCTGGTATGCTCCTGCAGTGCTCACACTAA
- the LOC121890386 gene encoding fish-egg lectin-like isoform X3, with translation MEKACQCTGLDEVFTWTCREAPQLYHVRQIDAGQGKVVARTSSNYAYFLSGSSWYRLGSTTLKHVSVGPAGMWGVDTSNRVCKYVAGNFVQSSGLSMQQVDAGGDGQVVGVTPSSYSTYCLRSSLALAYKAGSLSWNSLSRTMRYYSCGPLYGCWGVDSRSQVYVTQRFTPTSCGATGWTQVPGLTMRMVEVGTDGNVFGVTTNGSVYQRVGISHVRPQGTAWVSVSMCMPISHLSYDLGQLWVVTNSGMLLQCSH, from the exons ATGGAGAAGGCATGTCAGTGCACAGGCCTTGATGAAGTCTTCA CCTGGACCTGCAGGGAGGCTCCACAGCTGTATCATGTTAGACAGATTGATGCTGGGCAGGGGAAAGTGGTCGCCAGAACCAGCAGCAATTATGCGTATTTCCTGAGTGGATCATCTTGGTACAGACTGGGCTCAACTACACTAAAGCATGTCTCAGTGGGACCTGCAGGAATGTGGGGAGTTGACACCTCAAACAGGGTCTGCAAATACGTAGCTGGCAACTTTGTTCAATCTTCTg gtctgtctatgcagcaggtggatgctGGAGGTGATGGCCAGGTTGTCGGAGTAACCCCCAGCTCCTACAGCACCTACTGTCTGAGAAGTAGCTTGGCTTTGGCCTACAAGGCGGGCTCCCTCAGCTGGAATTCCCTTTCAAGGACTATGAGGTACTACAGCTGCGGCCCACTGTATGGATGCTGGGGAGTAGACTCACGTTCTCAGGTTTACGTCACACAG AGATTCACACCAACTAGCTGTGGTGCTACTGGCTGGACACAAGTGCCAGGGCTAACTATGAGAATGGTTGAAGTTGGGACTGATGGAAATGTTTTTGGAGTGACCACAAACGGCAGTGTCTACCAAAG AGTTGGCATCTCCCATGTTCGTCCACAAGGTACAGCTTGGGTCTCTGTCTCAATGTGCATGCCCATCAGCCACCTGAGCTACGATCTGGGCCAACTCTGGGTGGTGACCAACTCTGGTATGCTCCTGCAGTGCTCACACTAA